GATGGTTTCGCGCTGTCGGGCCTCGCGCGGGGCATCTACAATCAGCAGGCCGACAGCTATAACCCCAACGTTGCACTGCTCGTCAGCGATCGCTGGGAGACCGGAATCGGCGACATCGGCGTGCTGGTCAACGGCAGCTACATCAAGACCAACTATCGCGATATGACGACGACGGCCGGCGCGCTCGTGCCGTTCGCCACGATGAACCCGGCTGCGGGCACCGGGCTTGATCCGTTCCAGCGCATCTTCCCCGCCGGCCAAGACCCGATCACAGGCCAGTTTGTCGTCTCACCAGGGCTCGGCGCGTGGCAGGTCGGCACCGACACCGGCCTGGCGACCGCGCCGGGATCGTCGATGCTCGTCAACGGCGTTTCTACGCCCTACGTCCTGTCGCGCGACGCAGTGTTCAACCAGGATCTGTACGGCCAGCGCGAGCGCCCCTCGGCGAACATCGCGATCCAATGGGCGCCCAACAGTAGCTCGGTCTACACGGCCGAGGCGTTCTATTCGGGGTTCCGCGGCAACACCTTCAACAGCATGCAGTTCAGCTTTGTCGATTTCTGGGCGGGGGCGCAGGCGCCGACGCTGTATGACGGTACCAACATCGTCAAATCGCGCGTCGCCAACAAAGTCTATGGCTTCAACAGCGCCGATTATACTCAGAACAAGACCGACAGCTTCGTCTATGCGCTCAACGGCAAGTGGGACGTGGCGGGCGGGCGCGGCAAGATCGTCGCCGACATCGCCTATCAGACCAGCACCTACAACACCGCGTTCATCGCGATGCGCACCGATCGCACCGCCGATCAGATCAAGGTCGATTTCAACGCGGGCGGCGGCATTCCTTCGTTCCACTTCAACGACGATTCGCTTCTGACCAAACCGGCGACGTGGAACGTCGCGCAGCTTTATGACAATGCCGAGCGCGATCACGGCAGCGCGATCACCGCGACGCTCGACGGGGAATATACCTGGGACGAGGGTTTCCTGCGCCGCATCAAGGGCGGCTGGCGGATCGACGATCGCAAGGCCGCGGTCGCGACGCGCACGCAGGACGCGCTCGGACTCGGTGTGCCGCTCAGCACGTTGGGCGCGGGTACGACCTTCACCAACTCGGGCTTCTTCGACGGCCGCGCGGACGTGCCCACAAGCTGGGTGCTGCCCAGTGGCTATTGGGTCTATGCCAATGCCGACAAGGTGCGGTCGCTTTACGGCCTGAAGACCTCCGGCCAGCTTTCGCTGGGTCAGGTGTTCACCAACGACGAAGTGACGATGTCCGCCTACGTGATGGCGGATGGCGAGCTTTCGCTCTTCGGGCGTCCGCTCCAGATCGAAGGCGGCGTGCGTTTCGTGACGGTCGACACCAACTCGCAGTTCTTCAACCGCCTGAACAATTTTGCCGAGACGGACACCTCTACCGCGACCACCAAATTCCTGCCGAGCGCTACATTGCGCTACGAGATCACCAACAAGCTGCGGTTGCGCTTCAATTTCGGCGAGACGCTGCGGCGGCCCGATTATACCGCGCTCAACCCCAACTACACGCTGACCGGCGATCTCACCGGGCTGGGCTATGGTTCGGGTACGGCGGGCACGGCCAATCTGCGCCCGACCCAGTCGAAGAACTATGACGTTGCGCTAGAATGGTATTTCGATCGCGACAGTGCGATCACCGTTACAGGCTTCCGCCGCGAGATCGACGGATTGGTCGTGCCGGTTACCCAGCGCGAGACCATTCTCAACAACGGCATTGTCGCGGGCGCGACCAATTCCTTCGCGATCACCCGCCCGCTCAATGCCTCGAACGGCGTGCTGAAGGGCGTCGAAGTAGGGCTCACCTACTTCCCGCACTATCTGCCCGGTCCGCTCGATGGGCTCGGCTTCGTCGGCAGCGTGACGGTGCTCGATTCGAGCCAGAATATCCCACAGTACAATACCACCACCGGCGAACTGATCGGCCAATTCCAGTCGGCGTTCTTCGGCGTGTCGAAATTCTCGTACAACGCGACGCTGGCCTACGATAAGGGGCCGATCGGCGCGCGCGTATCCTATGTGTGGCGCAAGGAATTCCTCGCGAATAACGAGGCGCGGCTGTTCGCCAATCCGATCGGCGTGTGGCGCACGCCCGAGAAGAGCCTTGACGTGCAGCTCACCTACAATCTGACCAAGCGGCTCGGCGTTACCTTCGACGCGACCAACCTGACCAACTCGACCCAGCAGACCTATTACAAGTTCGGCGGCAGCGGCGGTCCGGAAAAGTTCAACCTTGGCACTCTCTTGCTTGCTCGCACCTTCGCTCTCGGCGTTCGGTACGGGTTCCGGTGATGCGGGTTCGGTCCGGTCGCGCTCGTTTCCTCGCCGAAGCGAGTCGCGCTGGGCCGATCCGTCGGGCGCTGCGCACGGCATGGCTGTGCGCAGCGCCCTTGGTTCTTGTCGCCGCTGCACCCGCGCCTCTCGCGCCACAGCTCGACCGCGACGCGATCCTCACGCAGCAGTATGGCAACGATGCCGACTGGTATCGCGACCGCATCCCGCTGTTCGACAGTTCAGACGCGACGCTCGACGCGGTCTATTATTACCGCTGGCAAGTGTTCCGCGCGCACCAGCGCGATCTCGGTGCCAAGGGCTATATCTCGACCGAGTTCCTCAACGACGTCGGCTGGCAGCGCGAACCCTATGCCAGCCTCAACGACGCGACCGCCTTCCACATCGCCGAGGGCCGCTGGCTGCGCGACCGCCGCTTCGCCGATGATTACATCAATTTTCTCTATCTCGACGGCGGCAACGACCGGCATTTCAGCGAATCGATCGCCGATGCGGTGTGGGGCCGCTACCTCGTCGATCACGATCGCGACGCCGCCGTGCGGTTGCTGCCGGCGATGCGGCTGATCTACGGATTATGGGACGACGGCTTCGATTTCACCAAAGGGCTGTACTGGATCGAGCCGTTGCTCGATGCGACCGAATATACCGTGTCGTCGGTCGATGCCTCGGGCGGCAAGGACGGGTTTCGCGGCGGTGACGCGTTCCGCCCGTCGATCAACAGTTTCCAATATGCCAATGCGATGGCGATCAGCCGGCTGTCGGCGCTGGCGGGCGATCCGGCGACGGCGGCGGACTACGCCGCCCGCGCCGGGCGGTTGCGCGGCCGCATGCTCGACGCGCTGTGGAGCGACAGCTTCGGCCACTTCATCGACCGCTACAAGGTCAGCAACGAGCACGTGACATATTGGGACCAGATCCGCGCGCGCGAACTGGTCGGCTATCTGCCCTGGACGTTCGGGCTGATCGGTGCGGATGCCAAGTTCGATCGTGCGTGGACGCATATCCTCTCGGCGAACGAACTCGGCGGCCCGGCGGGGCTGCGCACCACCGAGCCAAGCTATCAATATTACATGCGGCAATATCGCTATGATGCGGCGACGGGTTTGCGCGAATGCCAGTGGAATGGACCCGTCTGGCCGTTCCAGACGACGCAGGTGCTCACCGGCCTCGCCAACCGCCTCCATGGCGGCCCCGACGGTGTGATCGGGCGCGGCGATTATCTGCGGCTGCTGCGGCAATATGCGAAGATGCACTATCAGGGCGACAGGCTTGATCTGGAGGAGGATTACGATCCCGCCACCGGCAAGCCGATCGTGGGCCTGCCGCGCAGCCACCATTATTTCCACAGCGGCTTCGACGATCTGGTGATCTCCGGTCTCGCCGGCATCACCCCGCAGCCCGACGACAGCGTCGTGGTCGATCCGCTGTTACCGGCGAAAGACCGAACCAGGGACCGGCTGCGCTGGTTCGCGGTGCAGGACGTGCCCTATCATGGCCGGTCGCTGTCGGTGGTCTATGACGAGGACGGCCGGCACTATCGTGGCGGCGCTGGCCTGCGCGTGTATGTCGACGGGGTGCTGGCGGCATCGCGCGCGACTCTCGGCAAGCTGGTCGTGCCGGTCGCGGCCAAGGCGAATGCGGCGATCGAACGCCCGCTCGCGCAGTCGATCAACCTCGTCCGCGCCGAGTATCCCAAGCCGAGCGCATCGAGCGGCACCGATCCAGAGCGGCTGCATCAGGGCATCGATGGGCGGGTGTGGTTCATGCCCGAACTGCCCAACGGCTGGGACTCGACAGGCGCGACTCAGGACGAATGGTTCGCGGTCGATTTCGGCAAGCCGGTCACGCTCGACCGCGCCGAAGTGTCGTTCTTCGCGGGCGGCGCGTTCGCGATGCCGGACAGCTACCGGCTCGAATATCGCGTAAACGGCGCATGGCGACCGCTCGACACGAACGGCGCGGCGCCCCGGCCCAACGCCACCAATGTACTGACGTGGCAACCGATCCGCACCGATGCGATCCGCCTCGCGATCCGCAAGCCTGCGGGCAAGCACGTCCGCCTCGCCGAGATGAAGCTGTTCTGACCACGGCGCGTTGCGCCCGGCGCGGCGCGCTGCCAAGACGGGTGTATCATTCAGGGGAGATTCTATGCGCGCCCTTTTGCTCGGCCTGACGTTTCTTGCCGCCCCTGCGCTTGCGCAGACCCCAGCCATCTCGGTGCAGACGCTCAAGGACGTGACCCAGACGCTCTCGTCGGACGCGTTCGAGGGGCGCAAACCCGCCACTCCGGCCGAAGACAAGACCGTCGCGTATATCGTCGAGCGCTTCAAGGCGGCGGGGCTCAAGCCCGGGGTCGATGGCGGTTGGTTCCAGAACGTGCCGCTGGTCGATATGACCGCGACCAACGTCGCGCCGCTGACCATCACCGGCGGCAAGACCCCGCTCAGCTTCGCCTATCGCACCGACATGGTGGTCAAGACCTATCGCGTCACGCCGCACATCGCGGTGAAGGACAGCGACGTCGTGTTCGTCGGCTATGGCATCACCGCGCCCGAGCGCGGCTGGAACGATTATGCCGGCGTGAACGTGAAGGGCAAGACGGTCATCATCCTCGTCAACGATCCCGACTGGCAATCGCCCGAGCGCACCGGTTTGTTCGAAGGCAAGGCGATGACCTATTATGGCCGCTGGGTTTATAAGTACGAAGAGGCCGCGCGGCAGGGTGCTGCGGCGGCGATCATCGTTCACGATACCGAGCCGGCTGCGTATGGCTGGGGTGTCGTCCAGTCGAGCAACACCGGCCCGCAACTCGAACTCGACGAGAAGGGCGATCACATGAACGAGAGCGCCGCGATCGGTTGGGTGCAGCTCGACAAGGCCAAGGCGTTGTTCGCGAGTGCTGGCAAGGATTTCGCCGCGCTGACCGAAGCGGCCAAGCACAAGGGCTTCCGCGCGGTGCCGCTCGGCCTGAAAGCGTCGGTCGCGTTCGACAACACGATCCGGCGGCAGGCGTCGAAGAACGTCGTCGGCATCCTGCCGGGCACCTCGGCTCCGAACGATTACGTCCTCTACAGCGCGCATTGGGATCATCTCGGCCATTGCGATGCGGTGAAGGGCGACGGCATCTGCAACGGCGCGCTCGACAATGCGAGCGGTGTCGCCGGGCTGGTCGCGCTCGCCGGAGCGCAGGCCAAGGCCGGACCCGCGAAGCGTTCGATCGTGTTCCTGTCGGTTACGGCGGAGGAAGCGGGGCTGCTCGGCTCGCGCTATTACGCCGAGCACCCAGTCTATCCGCTGTCCCACACGGTCGGCGGGGTCAACATGGATGTGCTCAACGTGAAGGGGCGCACGCATGACTTCGAGATCACCGGCGCGGGCAAGTCCGAGCTCGAGGACAGGATGAAGATCTTGGTCGAAGCGCAGGGCAGGGTGGTCAAACCCGAACCCAACCCTGAGCGCGGCAGCTATTTCCGTTCGGACCATTTCAGCTTCGCCAAATTGGGCGTGCCGATGTTCGATGGCGGCGCGGGCGAGGATCTCGTGGTTGGCGGCGAGGCAGCTGGCCATGCCGCGACGCTCGACTATATCGCCAACCGCTACCACAAGCCGCAGGACGAATATGATCCCAAGTGGGATTGGTCGGGCGCGGTCGAGGATCTCACCCTATATTACCGGCTCGGCCGCGAACTCGCCGATGGCGATGCCTGGCCCAATTGGTACAAGACCGCCGAATTCCGCGCGATTCGCGACAAGCAGCGTGCGGCCGCGCAATAGGAACCCTGCATGACCATTATCGTCCCCCCCGCCGAATGGGCGCCGCATAAGGCTGTCTGGATCGGTTTCCCGAGCCATCCCGAACTGTGGGAGGACGATCTCGAACCGGCGCGTGAGGAAGTGGCGGCGTTCGGTCGCGCGGTCCATGCCGGCGGCAAGGGCGAGCGCGTGATCCTCGTCGCCGCCGATGACGCGGCGGCGCAGGCGGCGGCGCGCTTGGCGGGGGACTATGCAGACGTCGTGGTCCAGCCGTTCGGCGACATCTGGCTGCGCGACACCGGGCCGATCCTGCTCGCCGACGGCAGCGCGCGCTCGTTCCGCTTCAATGGCTGGGGCGGCAAATACGATCTGCCGGGCGACGACGATGTCGGATTGCGGCTGGCGGCCACGATCGACGCGGCGGTCGAGCGCTGCGAGTGGGTGCTCGAAGGCGGCGCGATCGACGGCGATGGCACCGGCCGCGTCGTCACCACCGAACAATGCCTGCTCAACCCCAACCGCAACCCTGATCTCAGCAAGGACGAGATCGCGGCGCGGTTGCGCGACGATTTGGGGTTCAGCGAGATTCTGTGGCTCGGCGACGGGCTGCTCAACGATCATACCGACGGCCATGTCGACAATCTCGCGCGCTTCGTCGCGCCGGGCGTGGTGGCGATCCCCGAGGCGACCGAGAACGATCCCAACGGGCTGATTTACAGCCAGGCCGCCGATGCTGCGGCAGCGGCGGGGCTGGAAGTCGTGCGGATTCCCTCGCCCGGCGAAGTGCTGCGCGACGACGAGATCGTGCCGGCAAGCTATATGAACTTCTACATCGGCAACGCGGCCGTCGTTGTGCCGCTGTACGGCGCACCCAACGACGATGCGGCGGTGGCGGCGGTGCAGGCGCTGTTCCCGGATCGTCAGGCAGTCGGCTTGCGTGCCGATGCCATCCTGACCGGCGGCGGCAGCTTCCACTGCATCAGCCAGCAGATTCCGGCCTGACTCCTTTCGTCACCCCAGCGTACGCTGGGGTCTCTCGGTGAGACCGAAACGCCCGCCCAACCACTGGGAGACTCCAGCTTTCGCTGGAGTGACGATTGGGGAGCAGGACCGCAAGCCCGCTCCCCGCTACGTCACCGCGCGAAACTATCCGCGCGCTGCCCCAGCAGAGTCACCTCGACGCGGCGGTTGAGGCGCATGCCCGCCGCCGTCGCGTTGTTCGCCACAGGATCGGCCTTGCCGTGGCCGGCGACGCGGAAGCGGGCTTCGGTCACGCCGAGATCGTCGAACGCGGTGCGCACGCTATCGGCGCGGCGTTCGGACAAAGCCTTGTTGTGCGCGTCGCTGCCACGCGAATCGGTATAGCCGTCGATCGACACGCGCACGCCGG
This genomic stretch from Sphingomonas panacis harbors:
- a CDS encoding M28 family peptidase, with translation MRALLLGLTFLAAPALAQTPAISVQTLKDVTQTLSSDAFEGRKPATPAEDKTVAYIVERFKAAGLKPGVDGGWFQNVPLVDMTATNVAPLTITGGKTPLSFAYRTDMVVKTYRVTPHIAVKDSDVVFVGYGITAPERGWNDYAGVNVKGKTVIILVNDPDWQSPERTGLFEGKAMTYYGRWVYKYEEAARQGAAAAIIVHDTEPAAYGWGVVQSSNTGPQLELDEKGDHMNESAAIGWVQLDKAKALFASAGKDFAALTEAAKHKGFRAVPLGLKASVAFDNTIRRQASKNVVGILPGTSAPNDYVLYSAHWDHLGHCDAVKGDGICNGALDNASGVAGLVALAGAQAKAGPAKRSIVFLSVTAEEAGLLGSRYYAEHPVYPLSHTVGGVNMDVLNVKGRTHDFEITGAGKSELEDRMKILVEAQGRVVKPEPNPERGSYFRSDHFSFAKLGVPMFDGGAGEDLVVGGEAAGHAATLDYIANRYHKPQDEYDPKWDWSGAVEDLTLYYRLGRELADGDAWPNWYKTAEFRAIRDKQRAAAQ
- a CDS encoding agmatine deiminase family protein, whose amino-acid sequence is MTIIVPPAEWAPHKAVWIGFPSHPELWEDDLEPAREEVAAFGRAVHAGGKGERVILVAADDAAAQAAARLAGDYADVVVQPFGDIWLRDTGPILLADGSARSFRFNGWGGKYDLPGDDDVGLRLAATIDAAVERCEWVLEGGAIDGDGTGRVVTTEQCLLNPNRNPDLSKDEIAARLRDDLGFSEILWLGDGLLNDHTDGHVDNLARFVAPGVVAIPEATENDPNGLIYSQAADAAAAAGLEVVRIPSPGEVLRDDEIVPASYMNFYIGNAAVVVPLYGAPNDDAAVAAVQALFPDRQAVGLRADAILTGGGSFHCISQQIPA
- a CDS encoding TonB-dependent receptor, whose translation is MVFHRAILCSASLLALLAVDPAFAQTGTQSTPPSDGGTTAAAGDTTATPTDQTLDASEPQGDEIVVKGVRASIVGALNTRKNSTQIVDSIVAEDVGKLPDNNVIEALQRVTGIQVTNRSGGEAAGISIRGLPDALTTLNGRNIFTAAVQSFSLQDISANLIKSVDVYKTRAADQIETGLAGQVDVKTRRPFDFDGFALSGLARGIYNQQADSYNPNVALLVSDRWETGIGDIGVLVNGSYIKTNYRDMTTTAGALVPFATMNPAAGTGLDPFQRIFPAGQDPITGQFVVSPGLGAWQVGTDTGLATAPGSSMLVNGVSTPYVLSRDAVFNQDLYGQRERPSANIAIQWAPNSSSVYTAEAFYSGFRGNTFNSMQFSFVDFWAGAQAPTLYDGTNIVKSRVANKVYGFNSADYTQNKTDSFVYALNGKWDVAGGRGKIVADIAYQTSTYNTAFIAMRTDRTADQIKVDFNAGGGIPSFHFNDDSLLTKPATWNVAQLYDNAERDHGSAITATLDGEYTWDEGFLRRIKGGWRIDDRKAAVATRTQDALGLGVPLSTLGAGTTFTNSGFFDGRADVPTSWVLPSGYWVYANADKVRSLYGLKTSGQLSLGQVFTNDEVTMSAYVMADGELSLFGRPLQIEGGVRFVTVDTNSQFFNRLNNFAETDTSTATTKFLPSATLRYEITNKLRLRFNFGETLRRPDYTALNPNYTLTGDLTGLGYGSGTAGTANLRPTQSKNYDVALEWYFDRDSAITVTGFRREIDGLVVPVTQRETILNNGIVAGATNSFAITRPLNASNGVLKGVEVGLTYFPHYLPGPLDGLGFVGSVTVLDSSQNIPQYNTTTGELIGQFQSAFFGVSKFSYNATLAYDKGPIGARVSYVWRKEFLANNEARLFANPIGVWRTPEKSLDVQLTYNLTKRLGVTFDATNLTNSTQQTYYKFGGSGGPEKFNLGTLLLARTFALGVRYGFR
- a CDS encoding MGH1-like glycoside hydrolase domain-containing protein, producing the protein MVLVAAAPAPLAPQLDRDAILTQQYGNDADWYRDRIPLFDSSDATLDAVYYYRWQVFRAHQRDLGAKGYISTEFLNDVGWQREPYASLNDATAFHIAEGRWLRDRRFADDYINFLYLDGGNDRHFSESIADAVWGRYLVDHDRDAAVRLLPAMRLIYGLWDDGFDFTKGLYWIEPLLDATEYTVSSVDASGGKDGFRGGDAFRPSINSFQYANAMAISRLSALAGDPATAADYAARAGRLRGRMLDALWSDSFGHFIDRYKVSNEHVTYWDQIRARELVGYLPWTFGLIGADAKFDRAWTHILSANELGGPAGLRTTEPSYQYYMRQYRYDAATGLRECQWNGPVWPFQTTQVLTGLANRLHGGPDGVIGRGDYLRLLRQYAKMHYQGDRLDLEEDYDPATGKPIVGLPRSHHYFHSGFDDLVISGLAGITPQPDDSVVVDPLLPAKDRTRDRLRWFAVQDVPYHGRSLSVVYDEDGRHYRGGAGLRVYVDGVLAASRATLGKLVVPVAAKANAAIERPLAQSINLVRAEYPKPSASSGTDPERLHQGIDGRVWFMPELPNGWDSTGATQDEWFAVDFGKPVTLDRAEVSFFAGGAFAMPDSYRLEYRVNGAWRPLDTNGAAPRPNATNVLTWQPIRTDAIRLAIRKPAGKHVRLAEMKLF